CGCCCTGGTATGAAGGCAGCACGGGAATGGGGTGTGCGCAGTCCATTGGTTGAGGTCCAGCTATCAAAGGCTGATATCCGCATCCTGGCCAAGGAACTGGGTCTCTCGAATTGGGATAAGCCTGCCGCAGCCTGCCTGTCGTCACGAATCCCACGTGGCATGCCCATCACTCTGGAAAAGCTGAGCCGGGTTGAAGAAGCCGAAGCCGTACTTCAGCGAGAAGGGCTACGCCATTTTCGAGTCCGAAACCATGGCGACATTGCCAGAATTGAAGTGGCTCCAGACAACCTCTCCTGGCTAATTGAACCCGCCCGATGCACCCGAATCAGTACGCAGCTGAAAGAACTCGGGTTTCGGTTTGTGACGGTAGATCTGGATGGGTATCGCCCAGGGGGAGTCAGCCTGAGCTGACTCCCCCTGGTACAGTCCGATAGGGATCGCCTATCGCTGTTGTGATCGAGAGAGGGCCTCAAGCGCTTCGTCGGCGAACTTCCGTTGGTCAGCTTCGGTCAAACTCCGCTGTACAACCTTTTCCGCAACCATGAGTGCCAATTCCGTGGTCTGGGTACGGATGTCCTGAAGGGCCTTGCGCCGTTCTTGCTCGATTTCCCTTGTGGCATCGCCTTTTATCCGCTCTGCGTCGGCAGTCAACCGTTGCTCGTTTTCATCGAGCAGGCGTTGAGCTCGTTCCTTTGCCGCTGCAAGGATGGCTTCTGCCTCCTTACCGGCTGCACTGAGCTTGGCCTCATATTCCTTCAGCCGACTCTCAGCATCCGACCGGTGACGTTCGGCCTGATCAAGGCTGTCCTTAATTTTCTTTTCTCGTTCCTCAAGGATACTGAGAATGCCGGGGAATGCATACTTATAGAGGATGAACAACAATATGCCGAAAGACACAACTTCCCAGAAAATCAGGGACGAGAAAAAGTGCGATTCAAACTGTGGCATGCGCGCCTTCGTAAAACGTTACTCGTGAAACGTTACACGAAAATGAACCTCTCGAGGAGCGGTTCACAAATAACGGTTAACGCTCCCTAGTTATTTACGGAATCCCATGATGATGAAGGCAATGACCAGGCCGTACAGCGCAATGGCTTCCACTAATGCGAAACCGATCCACATGTACTTCGTAACACGCGCTTCCGCCTCGGGCTGACGTGCCACGACCTCAATCATCTTTCCAAAGATAAACCCGATGCCGACACCCGCTCCGGCAAACCCTGCGGCGGCACATCCCATACCGATCAACCCTGCTGCTGCTGAATCCATTATGTCTTACTCCTCTCTTGTCTAAACTGGCATGCGCTAATGCGCGTGCTCATCATGGCCATGTAAATGAAATGCGTCGCCCAGGTAGACGCAGGTTAAGATACTGAAAATGTAAGCTTGAATAAATGCGATACCAAATTCCAGCCCATAAATGGCAACTGTAAACGCAAAGGGCAACCATCCGATCAGCAACCCGCCGCCGATCGTAAGGCTGAACAAGACCGCGAGCATCACATGGCCGGCTGTCATGTTGGCAAATAACCGCACCGCCAGCGAAACTGGCCGCGCCACTTGGCTAATGATCTCAATCGGAATCATCAGGGGAACTAACCAGCCAGGCGTTCCAGGAGGAACCAGGATGCCGAGAAACTTTGCGCCATGCAACATGAAACCAATGACCAGGCTCAACCCGTAGACCACACATGAGAAGACGGCCGTCACGATAATCTGGCTCGTCACCGTGTAGCTACCGGGAATCAACCCAATCAGATTGCTGAAGAGGATAAACACAAAGAGGGTGGCGACCAGCGGGAAAAATCGCATTCCCTCCTTCCCCATCGTGTCCAAGATCATGCTGCGAATGAAGTCCACCATCAGCTCTGCGAGACTCTGCAACTTTCCCGGAACCAACTTCCTTGCAGACCCTGCCATCACCATGAGCACCGCCGCTGCCAACACGACGATCCACATAAAGACAACGGCCTTATTGATGGAAATATCCAACCCGCCGAGCGAAATTGGAATCCAATTCTGAAGTTCGAATTGATGAAGGGGGCTTTCTTCCACGATATTCTCGTCAGTCCTTCTAGAGGGTTTGAGTTATGGAATCTTCAGTCCGACACGCTACGTCTTCGGCCACCGTTGTATCGACCGATAGGCATTTCTCATACCTGCCACGATCCCCATCAGAAGCCCGATGATCATGCCCCATGGAGTCGAGTCAAAAACATACGTATCACAGACCCACCCCAATGCTCCCCCTACGATCAAAGCCGCAAGCAGATCAGTTGCGATCCTGATCGCTTGGCCGAGCCCCGCATATAAGGAATCTTGTGGAGGGGCCATCCTGAAACCCATGGGAGGCGGAGCACGCAGTCACAACCCTGCCATTGATGGGCGAGCAATTTAAGCAAAGGTCTGCTTGTAATGTCAAGCCGTTAGGCATCTATCTCCCCAGAAATCTCTGCGGTATAGTGAGCCACATTGTTTTGTGGTTTGATCGAGACAGCCCAACCATGCGACAAGATACCGCCTCGAGTTTTTTGCATGGCCCCCCTTCACCGCTTATCGTCACTTTGCCCTGCCCATCGACGAACCTCTTGGAACTGTATGCAACCGTCGCCTCAACCGAGCATCCGTCCTTTCTATTGGAAAGCGGCGGAGGGCGATCGATGGGACGATATTCGTACTTTTCCACCGATCCCTATTACCGGCTGTCCGGAATGGGCCACCACCTGATAGAACGCCCGACTAGAAACCACAGCACGTCAGGATTGGCTCCCTTTCAGAAGTTGGGGCAACTGTTTGCCGACCAGCCCATCGCTCGCCCTCCCGACACTCCCCCGTTTTTTGGAGGGGCCGTGGGATACCTCAGCTATGATCTCGTCCGCCAATTCGAGAGATTGCCCTCGATTGCCTCACCCCATCCTTCCGTTCCTGATTTGGAATTCGCATTTTTTGATCTCGTTGCGGCAGTCGACCATGAGCGGAACCAGTTGATACTGATGTTCTGTCCGCCGCCGACACGTTTTTTGGCTGAGTCACGAGAACAATTATTCCGCGAAGGAAGAGACCGGCTTGCCGCACTCGAAGCCCTTTTGACGCGGCCCAATACGGGCGACACCCATCCAGACAATCTGGGTCTTCTGACCTTTACACCGGAACAGGAACAAGCCGCATATAGAGAGAGTGTCCGTCGCTGCCAGAACTACATTGCAGCCGGTGACATCTACCAAGCAAACCTCTCACACCGTTTCACCGTTGATTGCATAGCCCTTCGTCAAGGACACCTCCAAGCTGATCTCTCCGCCTACCGCCGGCTCCGAACCCTGAACCCTTCACCCTTCTCTGGATTACTCCGGTTCGATTCGGTCCGCCTCATCAGCTCATCGCCTGAGCGCCTTGTCCGCCTCGATGGTCGTCGAGCCGATACCAGGCCGATCGCAGGAACCAGGCCCCGTGGGAAAACACTGTTCGAAGATCAAGGACTCGTCGGGGAACTCCGAGTGAATGAGAAGGAGCGCGCAGAACACATTATGCTCGTCGATCTCGAGCGGAACGATCTCGGTCGAGTCTGCCGATTTGGGAGTATCCGGGCAGACGAAATCATGACGTTGGAGCAGTATTCACATGTCAGCCACTTGGTATCGCATATCACCGGTACGCTCACGGACCAGGCGACCGGGTTCGACCTCCTGAGAGCCATGTTTCCCGGAGGCACCATCACCGGTGTCCCGAAGGTTCGCTGCATGGAGATCATCGAGGAATTGGAACCGGTCCGTCGCGGCCTCTATACCGGTTCCATGGGATACCTCAGTTGGAGCGGTGATCTCGACTTCAATATCCTGATCCGTACGCTTACGATGATAAACGGCACAGGCTACCTCCAAGTCGGCGCCGGGATTGTGGCCGATTCCGACCCGGGACGCGAGTACGAGGAAACCCTTCATAAAGCCCAGGCCTTTTTCAGCGCCTTTGGATAGCAGGATGTGGATTTACCTGAACGATCGATTTGTGCAAGACCACGAAGCCCGGATCTCGGTCTTCGACCATGGGTTTCTGTACGGCGACGGAGTCTTTGAAACAATGCGTTCGTATGGCCCTCGCCTCTTCATGCGAGACCACCACCTCGCACGGCTGTTTCAGTCCGCCGACGCCATCGGCTTGAGAATTCCGATCCCTCTCACCCAATGGGTCGACATACTCCATGAAACCCTGGTGCGCAACGAGTTGGGAACCGATCAACGAGACGCCTATGTGCGAATCACCGTTTCACGCGGAGCTGGAGACATTGGACTGGATCCAGCCCTGTGCCCCTCACCAACCGTCGTCGTGATGACCAAGTGGTTGGTCCCTCCGGCCTCCCATCTCTATGAACAAGGCGTCTCCGTGGTTCTCGCGTCGACCAGGCGAAACTTGCCAAGTGCGCTCCCACCGCAAATCAAGTCCACCAATTTCCTCAACAACATCTTGGCCAAGCGCGAAGCCATCGCTGCGAACGCGTTCGACAGCCTTCTGCTCAATTGGGAAGGACACCTGACCGAAGGCACGACCAGCAATCTCTTCTTCATCCGGGATGGCCGGCTGAATACGCCGGCCTTGGATTGCGGTCTCCTCGACGGCATCACCCGACGAGTCGTGATTCAATTGGCTGAAGAGCTTCACCTGCCCATTGGAGAGGGGCATTTTACCGTCGACCAACTCCATCAGGCCGATGAGTGTTTTTTGACCAACACCAGCATGGAAATCATGCCGATCGTTGAGATCGGCGACCAGCGAATCGGAGCGGGAGTACCAGGCCCGCTGACTCGCAAGCTACGAGCGCGGTTTATTGAGGCCCGAGACCGATTATCAGAACCGTCCACAGCAGGCTAAGCCTCCGATTCCCTCGTGTTTCATCAGGTTTTCACAAAAGATCTACAATTTCTTGACAGTCCGCTAGGGGCTGCTATCGTGTGACGATGCTGAATCACACACTCCCGTCCGCCTCCCCATGCACACGCTCCGGCCTGGCAGCTGCGCTCTTGCTTGGCAGTTCTGTACTGAGTCCGGTTCCGCCCCTCCACGCCGAGATCTATCAGTATATTGACGCCAAAGGGACCATTTCGCTGACCAATGTTCCCTCTGATATCCGATATCGCCGAGTCGACATCCGCCCGAATCGGCTACACCCGGCTATCTCAGAGCAGGAATTGGAACCGATGATCAAGCGGTTCTCAAGGCAACATCAACTCCACCCGGCTCTCATCCGTGCCGTGATCAAAGCCGAGTCTAATTTTGATCCCCGTGCCGTTTCACGATCCGGTGCGATCGGGTTGATGCAGTTAATGCCGCAGACCGCGCTTCAGTTGGATGTTCGAGATCTCTACGATCCGGAAGACAATATCGGCGGGGGGACCAAATATCTCCGTCAACTACTGGATCGATTCCGAGGGAATCTCCCTCTCGCGCTCGCGGCCTACAATGCCGGAGAACGCGTCGTTGACCGGTATCGTACCCTTCCGCCGATCGACGAAACACGCCAATATGTCCGAAAAGTCCTCCGGTACTACCGAACATTTCTTGCACGCGACCTGGATTCGACCGGTCATGTTATCCCGTCTTCCGAGTACGCAATGGCACCAGCTTCCCCTGAGGGCTCAATCCCACCCGCCCAGTAGTCCGATCTGTGAGGCGCAGTCGGCTATGCGCCTTCCATCCCGGACGTCGCGTCCCCGGAAAATCAGATCGGTAGTGGGCACCGACGCTGTTCTCTCTCCACAAAGCCGCTTCCGCCACACAGCGTGCCACTTGCACCATGTTCTTCACCTCAAGGTCTGCTCGAGTGGAAAAGGATCGGGAGACCATTCGTTCCCATCGAGCAAGTTGAGCCGTAGCCCGGACCAATGACTCCCGAGATCGGATTAATCCAACTTGGCTCCACATAATCCGGCGCAGGGAGTTTCGTACCTTTTCCACATCGTCTAATCGATCGCCATAGCCGCGTGGTACCCGCTTATGGAACTCACTCCCACTCGGCGTCGGGCAGCCATCGGCCGACGCGATGGCTGCCACGCCAGCCCGTCTCCCGAATACCAACCCTTCCAATAATGAGTTGCTCGCCAGGCGGTTCGCTCCATGCACACCACTACACGCGACCTCTCCGGCTGCGAACAAGCCGGGCAACGTGGTCGCCCCGTTGAGGTCGGTCGTGACCCCTCCCATCATATAATGGGCACTTGGAGACACCGGGATCCACTCCTCCGTAATATCGATATCGTGGCGCAGGCAGGTCGCATAGATCGTGGGAAAACGACGCTTTACAAAGTCCGATCCCAAATGCGTGACATCGAGGTAGACATGCCGAGCACGCGTCGCCGCCATTTCCGCCCAAATGGCCCGTGCAACGATATCCCTCGGTGCCAATACGCCGAGAGGGTGGTATCGCGTCATAAATGACTCGCCCTTGTTATTGCGGAGCTGCCCCCCTTCCCCACGCATAGCCTCCGACAACAAGAACGGCGGGCTGGACGGTAGATAGAGTGACGTTGGGTGGAACTGAACGAATTCCATGTCTTGCAGTTCCGCCCCTGCACGAAAGGCCATGGCCATCCCATCGCCCGTGGCATTGGGAGGATTCGTTGTCCTGGCAAAAATTTGGCCGGCGCCCCCAGTCGACAGTACGACCGCTTTTGCGGAAATAACGAATTGCTCACCGGAGTTTTCGTCGAGGACTACCGCCCCACAACAGCGCCCTCCCTCGACGACGAGATCCACCGTAAAGTGGTAATCCAAGCGGGCGATCCGCTGCTGTCGAACCGCCTGCGCCATGAGCGCTCGAACCATCTCATTTCCCGTCGCGTCACCTCGCGCGCGAAGAATACGGCTACGGCTATGCGCGGCTTCCCGCGCAAATGCGAATTTCCCCCCGGTCTTGTCGAACTTCGCTCCCCAGTGGATGAGCTCCTGAATGCGATCCGGCCCTTCCTCCACAAGAACACGTACTGCCTCTCGGCGGCACAGCCCATGGCCCGCCTTCACCGTATCCGTCAAATGGATGGAGACATCGTCCTCTTCGCTCAGCGCGACCGCAACACCGCCTTGTGCGAAGATCGAATTGCTCTGGAGAGGATGCCCTTTGGTGAGCATGATCACTCGCCCGACCCGGCAGAGTTCCAACGCGGCACGAAGCCCGGCCACTCCGCTCCCGATGACGAGGAAATCTGCTTCCGGCACTGATCGCGACATGATTTATCGTAGCGGAGAGGAAGGTTCCGCCAGCATCAGTTTCGTTTTCATGCCGAAGGGCAAATCGCCCTGTGCGCTGCGCAGGAGAATCGATTGGGTCCCGACCCATTGCAATCGGGCATGGCCACGCTGCCGCGTGCCCGTATCATTGGCGTCTTTTTTCCAAACCCCCTGCCAATTGACCAGCACATCGAGGTCATCCTTAGCTAGCAGGACCCGTTCGATCCTGAACTCGAGCGTAATCATGTAGAACGCATCAAAATCCATCTCCGCTTGACGTTGCAGCTCTTCCGTCTGATCGAGCGAGGATAGCATCGACCGAAATCCTGCCCGATCCTTTTGCTCATATGCGCTTCGGAGGGATTCCAGGGCCTGATCAAGACGAAGGAGCCGCTCGTGTTCGACGGGATACTGAATTGTTTTCGATGGACAACCTGCGACAAGCAACGTCAGCAGCAGAAGCCAGCCCCTACACAGAGCCAGTGAGCGTAAAGACCTC
This portion of the Nitrospira sp. genome encodes:
- the larE gene encoding ATP-dependent sacrificial sulfur transferase LarE, which gives rise to MQAVSVQEKLLRLRTLLTELGSVVVAYSGGIDSTFVLKVAHEQLGDKAVGITAVSPTFPSLELEAAQRVAQEIGARHETVQTDQLAIDDFVKNDASRCYHCKTDLYQLLGSVRQSKTAAYVVDGTNLDDLGDDRPGMKAAREWGVRSPLVEVQLSKADIRILAKELGLSNWDKPAAACLSSRIPRGMPITLEKLSRVEEAEAVLQREGLRHFRVRNHGDIARIEVAPDNLSWLIEPARCTRISTQLKELGFRFVTVDLDGYRPGGVSLS
- the atpF gene encoding F0F1 ATP synthase subunit B, producing MPQFESHFFSSLIFWEVVSFGILLFILYKYAFPGILSILEEREKKIKDSLDQAERHRSDAESRLKEYEAKLSAAGKEAEAILAAAKERAQRLLDENEQRLTADAERIKGDATREIEQERRKALQDIRTQTTELALMVAEKVVQRSLTEADQRKFADEALEALSRSQQR
- the atpE gene encoding ATP synthase F0 subunit C, with amino-acid sequence MDSAAAGLIGMGCAAAGFAGAGVGIGFIFGKMIEVVARQPEAEARVTKYMWIGFALVEAIALYGLVIAFIIMGFRK
- a CDS encoding F0F1 ATP synthase subunit A, producing MEESPLHQFELQNWIPISLGGLDISINKAVVFMWIVVLAAAVLMVMAGSARKLVPGKLQSLAELMVDFIRSMILDTMGKEGMRFFPLVATLFVFILFSNLIGLIPGSYTVTSQIIVTAVFSCVVYGLSLVIGFMLHGAKFLGILVPPGTPGWLVPLMIPIEIISQVARPVSLAVRLFANMTAGHVMLAVLFSLTIGGGLLIGWLPFAFTVAIYGLEFGIAFIQAYIFSILTCVYLGDAFHLHGHDEHAH
- a CDS encoding AtpZ/AtpI family protein, whose protein sequence is MAPPQDSLYAGLGQAIRIATDLLAALIVGGALGWVCDTYVFDSTPWGMIIGLLMGIVAGMRNAYRSIQRWPKT
- a CDS encoding anthranilate synthase component I family protein — encoded protein: MRQDTASSFLHGPPSPLIVTLPCPSTNLLELYATVASTEHPSFLLESGGGRSMGRYSYFSTDPYYRLSGMGHHLIERPTRNHSTSGLAPFQKLGQLFADQPIARPPDTPPFFGGAVGYLSYDLVRQFERLPSIASPHPSVPDLEFAFFDLVAAVDHERNQLILMFCPPPTRFLAESREQLFREGRDRLAALEALLTRPNTGDTHPDNLGLLTFTPEQEQAAYRESVRRCQNYIAAGDIYQANLSHRFTVDCIALRQGHLQADLSAYRRLRTLNPSPFSGLLRFDSVRLISSSPERLVRLDGRRADTRPIAGTRPRGKTLFEDQGLVGELRVNEKERAEHIMLVDLERNDLGRVCRFGSIRADEIMTLEQYSHVSHLVSHITGTLTDQATGFDLLRAMFPGGTITGVPKVRCMEIIEELEPVRRGLYTGSMGYLSWSGDLDFNILIRTLTMINGTGYLQVGAGIVADSDPGREYEETLHKAQAFFSAFG
- a CDS encoding aminotransferase class IV, whose translation is MWIYLNDRFVQDHEARISVFDHGFLYGDGVFETMRSYGPRLFMRDHHLARLFQSADAIGLRIPIPLTQWVDILHETLVRNELGTDQRDAYVRITVSRGAGDIGLDPALCPSPTVVVMTKWLVPPASHLYEQGVSVVLASTRRNLPSALPPQIKSTNFLNNILAKREAIAANAFDSLLLNWEGHLTEGTTSNLFFIRDGRLNTPALDCGLLDGITRRVVIQLAEELHLPIGEGHFTVDQLHQADECFLTNTSMEIMPIVEIGDQRIGAGVPGPLTRKLRARFIEARDRLSEPSTAG
- a CDS encoding lytic transglycosylase domain-containing protein: MLNHTLPSASPCTRSGLAAALLLGSSVLSPVPPLHAEIYQYIDAKGTISLTNVPSDIRYRRVDIRPNRLHPAISEQELEPMIKRFSRQHQLHPALIRAVIKAESNFDPRAVSRSGAIGLMQLMPQTALQLDVRDLYDPEDNIGGGTKYLRQLLDRFRGNLPLALAAYNAGERVVDRYRTLPPIDETRQYVRKVLRYYRTFLARDLDSTGHVIPSSEYAMAPASPEGSIPPAQ
- the nadB gene encoding L-aspartate oxidase; translated protein: MSRSVPEADFLVIGSGVAGLRAALELCRVGRVIMLTKGHPLQSNSIFAQGGVAVALSEEDDVSIHLTDTVKAGHGLCRREAVRVLVEEGPDRIQELIHWGAKFDKTGGKFAFAREAAHSRSRILRARGDATGNEMVRALMAQAVRQQRIARLDYHFTVDLVVEGGRCCGAVVLDENSGEQFVISAKAVVLSTGGAGQIFARTTNPPNATGDGMAMAFRAGAELQDMEFVQFHPTSLYLPSSPPFLLSEAMRGEGGQLRNNKGESFMTRYHPLGVLAPRDIVARAIWAEMAATRARHVYLDVTHLGSDFVKRRFPTIYATCLRHDIDITEEWIPVSPSAHYMMGGVTTDLNGATTLPGLFAAGEVACSGVHGANRLASNSLLEGLVFGRRAGVAAIASADGCPTPSGSEFHKRVPRGYGDRLDDVEKVRNSLRRIMWSQVGLIRSRESLVRATAQLARWERMVSRSFSTRADLEVKNMVQVARCVAEAALWRENSVGAHYRSDFPGTRRPGWKAHSRLRLTDRTTGRVGLSPQGKLVPLRTRKTG